A stretch of the Lactuca sativa cultivar Salinas chromosome 9, Lsat_Salinas_v11, whole genome shotgun sequence genome encodes the following:
- the LOC111906735 gene encoding uncharacterized protein LOC111906735, with translation MATEAKDLRKLNLDAPLLSTRRPNSLTSHVNSRRASWDSRNRVPFSWELSAGKPKDAGADQVPDDFPIPPPPGRKLVENDQYDGDDDFSDAIDTFSLSAAIDMVESAEMAKRSTGNMLAGMSLEPCGNESPSFIIQRFLSDAKALAISSGLPIAKNISNQQEKSCKPQIIHTSPKGCGLGLDALFPWRTKHRPRPRPPCGVKSPVRVTAASVKSQWGFKPKPK, from the coding sequence ATGGCAACAGAAGCAAAAGATCTCAGAAAACTGAACCTCGATGCACCATTATTATCAACAAGACGACCCAATTCACTAACCAGTCATGTGAACTCACGACGTGCATCTTGGGACTCACGTAATCGGGTTCCGTTTTCATGGGAACTAAGTGCAGGTAAGCCCAAGGACGCCGGAGCTGATCAAGTCCCCGATGATTTTCCAATCCCACCACCACCGGGGAGAAAACTTGTGGAGAACGATCAATATGATGGTGATGACGACTTCTCAGATGCCATCGATACATTTTCATTGTCAGCAGCCATAGACATGGTGGAGTCAGCAGAGATGGCGAAACGGAGTACTGGTAACATGTTAGCAGGCATGAGTTTGGAGCCATGTGGGAATGAGTCGCCTAGTTTCATCATTCAGAGGTTTCTTTCTGATGCTAAAGCTCTTGCTATTTCATCTGGTCTACCAATTGCGAAGAACATTAGTAATCAACAGGAGAAGTCATGTAAGCCTCAAATTATCCACACTTCGCCTAAAGGGTGTGGGTTAGGACTCGATGCTTTGTTCCCTTGGCGTACAAAGCACAGGCCTAGACCTAGGCCACCTTGTGGTGTTAAAAGTCCGGTTAGAGTGACAGCTGCTAGCGTTAAATCTCAATGGGGTTTCAAGCCTAAGCCAAAGTAG